Genomic segment of Streptomyces sp. NA02950:
GCTCGACCTGAGTAGCAGACACGTCTGACACACGTCCCCGGCCGCGGTCCCGTACCGTGGCCGGGGACGGCGTCACTCAAGCGAAGCCATCACCGGGGAGGCGATGTGCCGGCGGATCGGGACCGGTTCTCCACCGCGAGCAGACTCAAGGCGCTCGGCGAGCACGCCGCCGCCCGGGTCTACCGTGTGCGCGCCCGCCGCCGCCGCGGCCGGCTCACCGGCCGTGCCGCCCTGCTCGCGCTGGTCGTCTGCTCGCTGGTGGTGGCGCTGGCGTATCCGATGCGGCAGTACATCTCCCAGCGTTCGCAGATCGCCGACCAGCGGCGCGAGGCCCAGCAGGCGCGCGAGGACGTGAAGAAGCTGCGCGAGAAGAAGGCCCGGCTCCAGGATCCCGCCTACACCGAGCAGCAGGCCCGGGAGCGGCTGCACTTCCTGATGCCGGGGGAGACCGGCTTCAGCGTGGTGGACGGCAGCGGCTACAGCG
This window contains:
- a CDS encoding septum formation initiator family protein produces the protein MPADRDRFSTASRLKALGEHAAARVYRVRARRRRGRLTGRAALLALVVCSLVVALAYPMRQYISQRSQIADQRREAQQAREDVKKLREKKARLQDPAYTEQQARERLHFLMPGETGFSVVDGSGYSEPTTDRGVAGRPWYINLWDAVDTADAPKAAHADR